In Chloroflexota bacterium, one genomic interval encodes:
- a CDS encoding phosphoenolpyruvate carboxykinase: protein MPKVSLEQHGIKNVNQVYWNLSTPALYEESIRRREGLLAHLGPLVVRTGHHTGRSPNDKFIVREPSSEDKIWWGDVNRPFDPDRFRTLYLRMLAYLQGKDLFVQDCFVGADPRYRRPIRVITETAWHNLFARNMFILPSREELEDHEPEFTIINAPRFHAMPEVDSTNSEVFILINFGEKLVLIGGTSYAGEIKKSVFTIMNYLLPFQGVLPMHCSANVGPDGDVALFFGLSGTGKTTLSADAERALVGDDEHGWSDFGVFNFERGCYAKVIRLSPEAEPEIYQTTRRFGTILENVAMDVRTRRVDLDDDSLTENTRASYPINYLPNIVESGMAGHPSNVVFLTADAFGVMPPIARLTPEQAMYHFLLGYTAKVAGTEKGITEPQATFSTCFGAPFMALHPRVYADLLGERIRKHNVKVWLINTGWTGGPYGVGRRIEIRYTRAMVRAALAGALDDVPMVQDPVFGLQVPTTCPGIPDEVLRVRDTWSDPEAYDRQARELARMFHENFAQFASEVSEEIRNAGPLAR, encoded by the coding sequence ATGCCAAAGGTTTCTCTGGAACAGCATGGTATCAAGAACGTGAATCAGGTGTACTGGAACCTGTCTACTCCGGCGCTGTATGAGGAGTCGATACGCCGCCGTGAGGGGCTGCTGGCGCACTTGGGCCCGCTGGTTGTGCGGACCGGTCATCACACCGGGCGATCCCCGAACGATAAGTTCATCGTGCGGGAGCCGTCCAGCGAGGATAAGATCTGGTGGGGGGACGTTAACCGCCCCTTCGACCCCGATCGCTTCAGGACGCTCTACCTGCGCATGTTGGCTTATCTGCAGGGCAAGGATCTGTTCGTGCAGGACTGCTTTGTGGGCGCCGACCCGCGTTACCGCAGGCCCATTCGCGTCATCACCGAGACCGCCTGGCACAACCTGTTCGCTCGCAACATGTTTATCCTTCCCTCGAGGGAGGAGCTAGAGGATCACGAGCCTGAGTTCACCATCATCAACGCCCCTCGTTTCCATGCCATGCCCGAGGTGGACAGCACCAACTCGGAGGTGTTCATCCTGATCAACTTCGGCGAGAAGCTGGTTCTGATCGGGGGGACGAGCTACGCGGGCGAGATCAAGAAGTCCGTCTTCACCATCATGAACTACCTGCTGCCCTTCCAGGGGGTCCTGCCCATGCATTGCTCCGCGAACGTGGGCCCCGATGGGGACGTGGCGCTGTTCTTCGGGCTCTCCGGCACGGGGAAGACGACCCTCTCCGCCGACGCCGAGCGCGCTCTGGTCGGAGATGACGAGCACGGCTGGAGCGACTTTGGCGTGTTCAACTTTGAGCGGGGGTGTTACGCCAAGGTGATTCGCCTCTCGCCCGAGGCGGAGCCGGAGATCTATCAGACGACCCGGCGGTTCGGCACGATCCTGGAGAACGTGGCCATGGACGTGCGCACACGGCGCGTGGACCTGGACGATGATTCCCTGACGGAGAACACCCGGGCCTCCTACCCCATCAACTATCTGCCGAACATCGTGGAGTCCGGGATGGCGGGGCATCCCAGCAACGTCGTCTTCCTGACGGCGGATGCCTTTGGGGTGATGCCGCCCATCGCCCGGCTGACGCCCGAACAGGCGATGTATCACTTCCTGTTGGGGTACACGGCGAAGGTGGCTGGCACGGAGAAGGGGATCACGGAGCCGCAGGCCACGTTCAGCACCTGCTTCGGCGCTCCCTTCATGGCGCTGCATCCGAGGGTCTACGCCGATCTGTTGGGGGAGCGAATTCGCAAGCACAACGTGAAGGTCTGGCTCATCAACACCGGCTGGACGGGTGGGCCTTACGGCGTTGGCCGTCGCATCGAGATCCGCTACACACGGGCCATGGTGCGGGCGGCGCTGGCCGGAGCCCTGGACGACGTACCCATGGTGCAGGATCCCGTCTTCGGCCTACAGGTGCCCACCACCTGCCCGGGCATCCCGGACGAGGTGCTGCGCGTGCGGGATACCTGGTCCGATCCGGAGGCGTACGATCGGCAGGCGAGAGAGCTCGCCCGCATGTTCCATGAGAACTTCGCCCAGTTCGCAAGCGAGGTCTCGGAGGAGATCCGGAACGCGGGCCCTCTGGCGCGCTGA
- the mdh gene encoding malate dehydrogenase — MGRGKVSIIGAGNVGATTALWLASWNVREIVLLDIPETGDMPKGKALDLMEAGPVIRYDTVVKGTHDYADTANSDVVVITAGMPRKPGMSREDLVGTNARIVRSVVEQVIVHSPEAILLMVTNPLDSMVYLAKKVSGFPRERVIGQAGVLDSARMRTFIAMELGVSVDSVWAFVMGGHGDEMVPLPRYSTVGGIPITQLLPPDRVEAIVERTRKGGGEIVQLLKTGSAFYAPGASVALMVDAILKDKHLVLPASVYLEGEYGLSDICFGVPVILGRGGVERILEVDLNEEERQALERSVNLIRKTMSMLPT; from the coding sequence ATGGGGCGTGGCAAAGTTTCCATCATCGGTGCTGGGAACGTCGGCGCGACGACGGCGCTGTGGCTGGCCAGTTGGAACGTGAGGGAGATCGTCCTTTTGGATATCCCTGAGACCGGGGATATGCCCAAAGGGAAGGCTTTGGATCTGATGGAAGCTGGGCCGGTCATTCGATACGATACCGTGGTCAAGGGGACTCACGATTACGCGGACACGGCCAACTCCGACGTGGTGGTGATCACGGCCGGCATGCCGCGTAAGCCCGGCATGAGCCGGGAGGATTTGGTGGGGACCAACGCCAGGATCGTTCGCTCGGTGGTGGAGCAGGTGATCGTCCATTCGCCGGAGGCGATCCTGTTGATGGTCACAAACCCGCTGGACTCCATGGTATACCTGGCGAAGAAGGTGAGTGGCTTCCCCAGGGAGCGGGTGATCGGCCAGGCTGGCGTGTTGGACAGCGCTCGCATGCGCACGTTCATCGCCATGGAGTTGGGCGTCTCCGTGGACTCCGTGTGGGCGTTCGTGATGGGAGGACATGGAGATGAGATGGTCCCACTGCCGCGCTACTCGACCGTGGGGGGCATTCCCATCACGCAGCTGTTGCCCCCGGATCGTGTGGAGGCCATCGTGGAGCGCACGCGCAAGGGCGGTGGGGAGATCGTGCAGCTTTTGAAGACAGGGAGCGCGTTCTACGCTCCGGGGGCGTCGGTTGCCCTCATGGTAGATGCGATCCTGAAGGATAAGCATCTGGTGTTGCCCGCCTCCGTTTACCTGGAGGGCGAATATGGGCTAAGCGACATCTGCTTCGGTGTCCCCGTCATCTTGGGGCGCGGCGGCGTCGAGCGGATCCTGGAAGTCGATCTGAACGAAGAGGAGCGGCAGGCGCTGGAGCGCTCCGTGAATCTCATCCGGAAGACGATGAGCATGTTGCCGACTTAG